The proteins below come from a single Hemibagrus wyckioides isolate EC202008001 linkage group LG22, SWU_Hwy_1.0, whole genome shotgun sequence genomic window:
- the poc5 gene encoding centrosomal protein POC5 translates to MSSDDGELASPHLPKDSDRGSSVSSELQEEYEELLRFAVVTPKYDPSNPSRLMSSSFSIKAAQNSSAMDPARLEAENGRRSSPVCEVISATCTSQLDGSRPQSRISEGEEVESSSDEGTHTDSDKSGKSSPGHVINVMTEMFVSEENLNKMEDILDTWSNNLKSNVMTELRKWKIAFMEQYRLEMMKEREKHAAHVAGINAEMDGLKDLLNTYQISNQRKDEVIVNLTRAVDRQRERLELMRSFTQWRLQHCAAKEEAQASRLAEQHYQLQLKKKAWAAWQSLIQRGWRERAERACRARAEEVCLQLSADYEAKLGEHVEALQKAQAEIQRLHKEKERYEDSMKKAFMRGVCALNIEALSMFHTADTGRQEQDAPPSGDEPSSSSMASRPLFTASSARMSPISMETPVQPVHSHAKTDDTEANQHSSQPGFSTASSRTDALPSTAVVNPALAPGASSLRQFPQTSVRTVTAGQQKASKTVTARITGRSELAKAVRNPGNLHVMGVVPPMSSIVVERHHPVNQVTLGQATAAKFPRSALQSHTVSSTKSSSQPRGQPSSAFHIHSIKVVD, encoded by the exons ATGTCCTCAGATGATGGTGAGCTGGCCAGTCCACACCTACCTAAGGATTCAGATCGGGGCAGCTCAGTGTCTTCTGAACTTCAG GAGGAGTATGAAGAACTGCTTCGCTTTGCTGTAGTCACTCCAAAGTATGATCCAAGTAACCCGTCACGTCTGATGAGCAGCTCGTTTTCTATAAAAGCTGCCCAGAATTCCAGCGCAATGGATCCTGCAAGACTCGAGGCGG AAAATGGGAGACGATCATCACCCGTATGTGAGGTGATTTCAGCCACCTGTACTTCACAGTTAGATGGATCACGACCACAGAGTCGTATTTCTGAAG GTGAGGAAGTGGAGTCCAGTTCTGATGAAGGCACACATACTGACTCTGACAAATCTGGGAAGAGCAGTCCAGGTCACGTGATCAACGTaatgacagaaatgtttgtGTCAGAAGAGAACCTGAACAAGATGGAGGACATTTTGGACACATGGAGCAATAACCTGAAG AGCAATGTGATGACAGAGCTACGGAAATGGAAAATAGCCTTCATGGAGCAGTACAGACTGGAGATGATGAAGGAGAGGGAAAAACATGCTGCTCACGTAGCAGGCATTAATGCAGAGATGGACGGCCTCAAAGACCTGCTCAATACCTACCAAATCTCCAATCAGCGGAAAGATGAG GTGATCGTGAATTTGACACGAGCGGTTGACAGGCAGCGGGAGCGGCTGGAGCTGATGAGGAGCTTCACCCAGTGGAGACTCCAGCACTGTGCTGCCAAAGAGGAG GCTCAGGCGAGCAGACTGGCAGAGCAGCACTACCAGCTGCAGTTGAAGAAGAAGGCGTGGGCTGCCTGGCAATCGCTTATCCAAAGAGGCTGGAGGGAGAGGGCAGAGCGGGCATGCCGTGCTCGTGCTGAAGAGGTCTGTCTGCAGCTCTCTGCTGACTATGAGGCTAAACTGGGGGAG CATGTAGAGGCCCTTCAGAAAGCCCAAGCTGAGATCCAAAGGCTGCACAAAGAGAAGGAGCGCTATGAAGACTCCATGAAGAAGGCATTCATGCGTGGTGTCTGCGCTCTCAACATTGAGGCTCTCAGCATGTTCCACACTGCAGATACAGGCAGACAGGAGCAAG ATGCACCACCCTCAGGAGACGAACCCAGTTCTAGCTCAATGGCCAGTCGTCCACTCTTTACTGCATCTTCTGCACGCATGAGCCCAATCAGCATGGAGACTCCGGTGCAGCCCGTTCACTCCCACGCTAAAACGGACGACACCGAAGCA AATCAGCATAGCTCTCAGCCTGGCTTTAGTACAGCAAGCAGCCGGACAGATGCACTGCCCTCCACTGCAGTGGTGAACCCCGCTTTAGCACCTGGAGCAAGTTCCCTTCGACAG TTCCCACAGACGAGTGTACGCACAGTAACAGCTGGTCAACAGAAGGCTTCAAAGACTGTGACCGCACGTATCACCGGACGCTCAGAACTAGCCAAGGCGGTCCGTAACCCTGGCAACCTGCATGTCATGGGTGTGGTTCCACCCATGAGCTCCATCGTAGTGGAGAGACACCACCCTGTCAATCAG